A window from Ardenticatena maritima encodes these proteins:
- the arcC gene encoding carbamate kinase: MNDRQKPVAVVAIGGNSLIKDKEHTAVRYQWEAVRETATHIAEMIAQGWTVIVTHGNGPQVGFILRRNELAAHEVHTTPLDLIVADTQGSIGYMLQQALDNEFARRGLYRRAFTIVTQVLVDRDDPAFQNPTKPIGGFLTKEEAERFAAEGWPVVEDAGRGWRRVVASPQPKAILEENAIRAAAEEGWIVIAVGGGGIPVVRNEKGELRGVPAVIDKDRASSLLARSIKADLFLISTGVEKVALHFNTPQQRDLDRVTVSELRRYMAEGHFAPGSMLPKIEAVIEYMEAGGKHAIITNPPNIVRALNGETGTHIVHG; the protein is encoded by the coding sequence ATGAACGATCGTCAAAAACCCGTTGCCGTCGTCGCGATTGGCGGAAACTCGCTCATCAAGGACAAAGAGCACACCGCTGTTCGCTACCAGTGGGAGGCGGTGCGCGAAACCGCCACCCACATCGCCGAAATGATTGCCCAGGGGTGGACCGTCATCGTCACGCACGGAAACGGTCCGCAAGTTGGGTTTATTTTGCGCCGTAATGAACTCGCCGCCCACGAAGTCCACACCACCCCGCTCGACCTCATCGTTGCCGATACGCAAGGCTCTATCGGCTACATGCTCCAACAGGCGCTCGACAACGAATTTGCGCGGCGCGGGCTCTATCGGCGCGCCTTCACCATCGTCACCCAGGTGCTGGTAGACCGCGACGACCCCGCCTTCCAGAACCCCACCAAGCCCATCGGGGGTTTCCTCACCAAAGAAGAAGCCGAACGCTTTGCCGCCGAAGGCTGGCCGGTGGTCGAAGACGCCGGGCGCGGCTGGCGGCGCGTGGTTGCTTCGCCGCAACCCAAAGCCATTCTTGAAGAAAACGCCATCCGCGCCGCCGCCGAAGAAGGGTGGATTGTGATTGCGGTGGGCGGCGGCGGTATTCCCGTCGTGCGCAACGAGAAGGGGGAACTGCGCGGCGTGCCCGCCGTGATTGACAAAGACCGCGCGTCAAGCCTGCTGGCGCGCTCCATCAAAGCCGACCTCTTCCTGATTTCGACCGGCGTGGAAAAGGTGGCGCTGCACTTCAACACCCCTCAACAGCGCGACCTCGACCGCGTGACGGTCTCCGAATTGCGCCGCTACATGGCCGAAGGGCATTTCGCCCCCGGCTCGATGCTCCCCAAAATCGAAGCCGTCATCGAATACATGGAAGCCGGCGGCAAACACGCCATCATCACTAATCCGCCCAACATTGTGCGCGCGCTGAACGGTGAAACAGGCACGCACATTGTGCACGGCTAA
- a CDS encoding ornithine carbamoyltransferase gives MQTYLRGRDLITTQEWRKEEIETLLDVAFDLKRKRALGQPHAYLRDKVLAMLFFFTSTRTRASFEAGMAQLGGHAAFIESRTTQISHGDTAKEIGEILGRYFDGIAIRQCDWGVGNRYIREVADASRVPVLNMQCDIYHPFQILADLMTIIEKKGDPRGKTITVSWAYASSYQKPLSVPQSLILLMTRFGMNVRLVHPPEYKLMPDIVEQAAENARKHGGSLELMDDFDAGFKDADVVYPKSWGCWLTTEDPEESARIGQKYTDWIADERRMALAKPDAIYMHCLPADRNIEVTDGVIDGPQSVVYDEAENRLHVQKAAMALTMA, from the coding sequence ATGCAAACGTACTTACGCGGTCGTGACCTCATCACCACGCAAGAATGGCGCAAAGAAGAGATTGAAACCCTGCTCGACGTCGCCTTTGACCTGAAGCGCAAACGCGCGCTTGGGCAACCGCACGCCTACTTGCGCGATAAAGTGCTGGCGATGCTCTTTTTCTTCACCAGCACCCGCACCCGCGCCAGTTTTGAAGCCGGCATGGCACAGTTGGGCGGGCACGCCGCTTTCATCGAATCGCGCACCACGCAAATCTCGCACGGCGACACCGCCAAGGAAATCGGCGAAATCCTGGGGCGCTACTTCGACGGCATTGCTATCCGCCAGTGCGATTGGGGCGTCGGCAACCGCTACATCCGCGAGGTGGCCGACGCCAGCCGCGTGCCGGTGCTCAACATGCAATGCGACATCTACCACCCCTTCCAAATCCTCGCCGACCTGATGACCATCATCGAAAAGAAAGGCGACCCGCGCGGCAAAACCATCACCGTCTCGTGGGCGTATGCGTCCAGTTATCAGAAGCCGCTTAGCGTGCCGCAGTCGCTCATCCTGTTGATGACCCGCTTTGGCATGAACGTGCGCCTCGTCCATCCCCCCGAATACAAACTCATGCCCGACATTGTGGAACAAGCCGCCGAAAACGCCCGCAAGCATGGCGGTTCGCTGGAACTCATGGACGATTTCGATGCCGGCTTCAAAGACGCCGACGTGGTCTATCCCAAATCGTGGGGATGCTGGCTCACCACCGAAGACCCCGAAGAAAGCGCCCGCATTGGGCAAAAGTACACCGACTGGATTGCCGATGAACGCCGCATGGCGCTCGCCAAACCCGACGCCATTTACATGCACTGCCTGCCCGCGGACCGCAACATTGAAGTGACCGACGGCGTTATTGATGGTCCGCAAAGCGTGGTGTACGATGAAGCCGAAAACCGCTTGCACGTGCAAAAAGCCGCTATGGCGCTCACCATGGCATAA
- a CDS encoding glycosyltransferase 87 family protein, producing the protein MSTQVQSRIRLQRPPWTLLVLVVLFRLGTLLLLRPGGFVYDFSDYGWYRQMAQYSNEGFYPFIHYWMEYPPPFPWLNVLVYRLSLWLPPALDARLWHHWLLGLALLPFDIGILALLHTLARALHGRGFALWVASVYALLFIPLYTWAGWFDSMAVFMLLLAVWLILAERPAWAGFALGVGFLVKVSPILPIVVAVQRFRQPEQGWRGWVSRANVRLVLALAASLAALSLPWLWLNADMFLATFRSLTGRSSWETIWALLSGYFGYGVVSPERFIPAPPQAIHPERVPGVLILFITALFGFWLWTRPLDWKQPRVQIGFHALTLSMFLLASPGWSPQFLTWVLPWVLLVMPLAPSPHQRLTPAWHAVGLALLLSVVNTLEWLYFPLWSAYPLVLALIVIIRTAGLAWLAWHAWRLCRETTRSSVA; encoded by the coding sequence ATGAGCACGCAGGTGCAAAGCCGCATTCGTCTGCAACGACCACCCTGGACGCTCCTGGTGCTGGTGGTGCTTTTTCGGCTGGGGACGCTCCTCTTGCTGCGCCCCGGCGGCTTTGTGTACGACTTCTCCGATTACGGGTGGTATCGCCAAATGGCGCAGTATTCCAACGAAGGGTTTTACCCCTTCATCCACTACTGGATGGAATACCCGCCGCCGTTTCCCTGGCTGAATGTGCTTGTCTATCGGCTCAGTCTCTGGCTGCCCCCCGCGCTGGACGCCCGCCTTTGGCACCACTGGCTGTTAGGGCTGGCGCTTCTGCCTTTCGACATCGGCATTCTGGCGCTTTTGCACACCCTGGCGCGCGCATTGCACGGGCGCGGCTTTGCGCTTTGGGTGGCAAGCGTGTACGCCCTGCTCTTCATTCCGCTTTACACATGGGCGGGCTGGTTCGACAGCATGGCGGTTTTCATGCTGCTCCTCGCCGTCTGGCTGATTCTGGCTGAGCGCCCGGCGTGGGCTGGTTTTGCGTTGGGCGTGGGGTTTTTGGTCAAAGTCTCGCCCATTTTGCCCATCGTGGTCGCTGTGCAACGCTTTCGCCAGCCTGAACAGGGCTGGCGGGGCTGGGTAAGCCGCGCCAATGTGCGCCTGGTGCTCGCCCTTGCCGCCAGCCTCGCCGCGTTGAGCCTGCCCTGGCTCTGGCTGAACGCGGACATGTTCCTGGCAACCTTTCGCTCACTTACCGGGCGCTCATCGTGGGAGACCATCTGGGCGTTGCTGTCGGGCTACTTTGGCTACGGCGTCGTCAGCCCCGAACGGTTTATCCCCGCCCCGCCCCAAGCCATTCACCCCGAACGGGTGCCCGGCGTGCTCATCCTGTTCATCACCGCGCTTTTTGGGTTCTGGCTCTGGACGCGCCCCCTCGACTGGAAACAGCCGCGTGTGCAAATTGGCTTTCATGCGCTGACGCTTTCCATGTTCTTGCTGGCAAGCCCCGGCTGGAGCCCGCAATTTCTCACGTGGGTGTTGCCCTGGGTGTTGCTCGTCATGCCCCTGGCGCCTTCACCACACCAACGGCTGACGCCCGCCTGGCACGCTGTTGGGCTGGCGCTGCTGCTTTCGGTGGTCAACACGCTGGAATGGCTCTATTTTCCTCTGTGGTCGGCGTATCCGCTCGTGCTGGCGCTCATCGTCATCATCCGCACGGCGGGGCTGGCGTGGCTTGCATGGCACGCCTGGCGGCTCTGCCGGGAAACAACAAGGAGCAGTGTCGCATGA
- a CDS encoding NAD-dependent epimerase/dehydratase family protein — protein MRILVTGAAGFIGSRLSRALLERGDTVVGLDNFNPYYPVEHKRRNVADLTPHTRFTLIEGDFRNAALVHDLFARHHFDAVAHLGAMAGVRYSRTRPHLYTEVNLVGTINIFEAAREHQTPNVVYASTSSVYGNTARIPFQEDDAADHPLAPYPASKRACELYAYSYHNLWGMNLTGLRFFSVYGPHGRPDMMPWRWTEQILRGEPLTLYNGGRLSRDWTYIDDIVQGVIAALDRPLGYEIINLGAGHPIENLRFVARLEELLGRQAIIQDVPVPPTEALHTYADISKARRLLDYNPTVPVEEGLARFVEWYQRNVLGKA, from the coding sequence ATGCGCATTTTGGTGACCGGCGCCGCGGGATTTATCGGGAGTCGGCTCAGCCGCGCCCTGCTGGAACGCGGCGATACCGTTGTCGGGCTGGACAATTTCAACCCGTATTACCCCGTCGAACACAAACGGCGCAACGTCGCCGACCTGACGCCGCACACGCGCTTCACACTCATCGAAGGCGACTTCCGCAACGCCGCCCTGGTTCATGACCTGTTCGCCCGCCACCACTTTGACGCCGTCGCACACCTGGGCGCAATGGCCGGCGTGCGCTATTCACGCACCCGCCCCCATCTCTACACCGAGGTCAATCTGGTGGGCACCATCAACATCTTTGAAGCCGCCCGCGAACACCAAACCCCCAACGTGGTCTATGCCTCAACTTCCTCGGTGTACGGCAACACGGCGCGCATTCCCTTCCAGGAAGACGACGCCGCCGACCATCCGCTGGCACCCTATCCCGCCAGCAAACGCGCCTGCGAACTCTATGCGTACAGTTATCACAACCTCTGGGGCATGAACCTGACCGGGCTGCGCTTTTTCAGCGTGTACGGTCCACATGGTCGCCCCGACATGATGCCCTGGCGCTGGACGGAACAAATTTTGCGGGGCGAACCGCTCACCCTCTACAACGGCGGCCGCCTCAGCCGCGATTGGACCTACATTGACGACATCGTGCAGGGCGTCATCGCCGCCCTCGACCGCCCGCTGGGCTACGAAATCATCAACCTCGGCGCGGGGCACCCGATCGAAAACCTGCGCTTTGTCGCCCGTCTGGAAGAACTGTTGGGGCGGCAAGCCATCATCCAGGACGTTCCCGTGCCCCCCACCGAAGCCCTGCACACCTACGCCGACATCTCCAAAGCGCGCCGCCTGCTCGATTACAACCCAACCGTGCCCGTGGAAGAAGGCTTGGCGCGTTTTGTCGAATGGTATCAACGCAACGTCTTGGGGAAGGCATGA